The following coding sequences are from one Macaca nemestrina isolate mMacNem1 chromosome 1, mMacNem.hap1, whole genome shotgun sequence window:
- the LOC105484519 gene encoding LIM/homeobox protein Lhx4 isoform X3 codes for MQLADRCFSRAGSVYCKEDFFKRFGTKCTACQQGIPPTQVVRKAQDFVYHLHCFACIICNRQLATGDEFYLMEDGRLVCKEDYETAKQNDDSEAGAKRPRTTITAKQLETLKNAYKNSPKPARHVREQLSSETGLDMRVVQVWFQNRRAKEKRLKKDAGRHRWGQFYKSVKRSRGGSKQEKESSAEDCGVSDSELSFREDQILSELGHTNRIYGNVGDVTGGQLMNGSFSMDGTGQSYQDLRDGSPYGIPQSPSSISSLPSHAPLLNGLDYTVDSNLGIIAHAGQGVSQTLRAMAGGPTSDISTGSSVGYPDFPTSPASWLDEMDHPPF; via the exons GCGCTTCGGCACCAAATGCACAGCCTGCCAGCAGGGTATCCCCCCGACCCAGGTGGTCCGCAAGGCCCAGGACTTTGTCTACCACCTGCACTGCTTTGCTTGCATCATCTGCAACCGGCAGCTGGCCACGGGGGACGAGTTCTACCTCATGGAGGACGGGCGGCTGGTGTGCAAGGAAGACTATGAGACGGCCAAGCAGAACG ATGACTCAGAGGCCGGAGCTAAGCGGCCCCGGACCACCATCACAGCCAAGCAGCTGGAGACATTAAAGAATGCGTACAAGAACTCCCCCAAGCCTGCCCGGCACGTGAGGGAGCAGCTGTCCTCAGAGACAGGCCTGGACATGAGGGTCGTACAG GTTTGGTTTCAGAACAGAAGGGCCAAAGAGAAACGCCTGAAGAAGGATGCAGGGCGGCACCGCTGGGGGCAGTTCTATAAGAGCGTCAAGAGAAGCCGGGGCGGCAGCAAGCAGGAGAAGGAGAGCTCTGCAGAGGACTGTGGGGTTAGTGACAGTGAGCTGAGCTTCCGAG AGGATCAAATTCTCTCAGAACTTGGCCACACCAATAGGATTTATGGCAACGTGGGGGACGTTACAGGCGGACAGTTAATGAATGGGAGCTTCTCCATGGACGGGACAGGACAATCCTATCAGGACTTGAGGGATGGGAGCCCCTATGGAATCCCCCAGTCTCCATCCTCCATATCGTCCCTGCCATCCCACGCTCCTTTGCTCAATGGGCTGGATTACACGGTGGACAGTAATTTGGGCATCATTGCGCATGCAGGGCAGGGAGTAAGCCAGACGCTGAGAGCCATGGCTGGGGGACCCACCTCTGACATCTCCACAGGAAGCAGTGTAGGCTATCCCGACTTTCCAACTAGCCCAGCCTCTTGGCTCGATGAAATGGATCATCCTCCTTTTTAA
- the LOC105484519 gene encoding LIM/homeobox protein Lhx4 isoform X2: MHWAYILGQALDSVVNKTDKDPAVVEPSREGERWSASNKCTAHLLRRFGTKCTACQQGIPPTQVVRKAQDFVYHLHCFACIICNRQLATGDEFYLMEDGRLVCKEDYETAKQNDDSEAGAKRPRTTITAKQLETLKNAYKNSPKPARHVREQLSSETGLDMRVVQVWFQNRRAKEKRLKKDAGRHRWGQFYKSVKRSRGGSKQEKESSAEDCGVSDSELSFREDQILSELGHTNRIYGNVGDVTGGQLMNGSFSMDGTGQSYQDLRDGSPYGIPQSPSSISSLPSHAPLLNGLDYTVDSNLGIIAHAGQGVSQTLRAMAGGPTSDISTGSSVGYPDFPTSPASWLDEMDHPPF, from the exons ATGCACTGGGCATATATCCTGGGCCAGGCCCTGGATTCAGTAGTGAACAAGACAGATAAAGACCCTGCTGTTGTAGAACCTTCTAGAGAGGGGGAGAGATGGTCAGCAAGCAATAAGTGCACAGCGCATCTACTGAG GCGCTTCGGCACCAAATGCACAGCCTGCCAGCAGGGTATCCCCCCGACCCAGGTGGTCCGCAAGGCCCAGGACTTTGTCTACCACCTGCACTGCTTTGCTTGCATCATCTGCAACCGGCAGCTGGCCACGGGGGACGAGTTCTACCTCATGGAGGACGGGCGGCTGGTGTGCAAGGAAGACTATGAGACGGCCAAGCAGAACG ATGACTCAGAGGCCGGAGCTAAGCGGCCCCGGACCACCATCACAGCCAAGCAGCTGGAGACATTAAAGAATGCGTACAAGAACTCCCCCAAGCCTGCCCGGCACGTGAGGGAGCAGCTGTCCTCAGAGACAGGCCTGGACATGAGGGTCGTACAG GTTTGGTTTCAGAACAGAAGGGCCAAAGAGAAACGCCTGAAGAAGGATGCAGGGCGGCACCGCTGGGGGCAGTTCTATAAGAGCGTCAAGAGAAGCCGGGGCGGCAGCAAGCAGGAGAAGGAGAGCTCTGCAGAGGACTGTGGGGTTAGTGACAGTGAGCTGAGCTTCCGAG AGGATCAAATTCTCTCAGAACTTGGCCACACCAATAGGATTTATGGCAACGTGGGGGACGTTACAGGCGGACAGTTAATGAATGGGAGCTTCTCCATGGACGGGACAGGACAATCCTATCAGGACTTGAGGGATGGGAGCCCCTATGGAATCCCCCAGTCTCCATCCTCCATATCGTCCCTGCCATCCCACGCTCCTTTGCTCAATGGGCTGGATTACACGGTGGACAGTAATTTGGGCATCATTGCGCATGCAGGGCAGGGAGTAAGCCAGACGCTGAGAGCCATGGCTGGGGGACCCACCTCTGACATCTCCACAGGAAGCAGTGTAGGCTATCCCGACTTTCCAACTAGCCCAGCCTCTTGGCTCGATGAAATGGATCATCCTCCTTTTTAA